A stretch of Paenibacillus mucilaginosus 3016 DNA encodes these proteins:
- a CDS encoding AraC family transcriptional regulator: MMKMMDKSLMKGPNAMTRKKDGFQSEMLLVLPEQFVRDYAEHPLAGGLFVTDIGYFPHARHHYRERKEGCEAYILIFCSGGEGWVRIEDQPPQLVKKYDLLVIPANVPHAYGASDTLPWSIYWFHFRGDQAQHYIDLLPLSRSLLRLDAQDALRLTEWFQACYTLLSEKGYSLPHCLHANQFMGQILGMLALQRPSEADQLSNGYVEQSIRYMKQSIAENLSLAQLSEQANLSRSHYLSVFKSVTGQSPAHYFQQLKIQQACTYLDLTDWSIKEISGRVGFKDPLYFSRAFRKSIGVSPSTYREKMKG; encoded by the coding sequence ATGATGAAGATGATGGACAAAAGTCTGATGAAGGGACCGAACGCCATGACGCGCAAAAAGGACGGCTTCCAGTCGGAGATGCTGCTTGTGCTGCCGGAGCAGTTTGTGCGGGACTATGCGGAGCATCCGCTGGCGGGCGGCCTGTTTGTGACGGATATCGGCTATTTCCCGCATGCCAGGCATCATTACCGTGAACGAAAGGAAGGCTGTGAAGCCTATATTCTTATTTTTTGTTCGGGCGGTGAAGGCTGGGTCCGGATCGAAGATCAACCCCCACAGCTGGTCAAAAAGTACGATTTGCTGGTCATCCCGGCGAATGTCCCGCATGCCTACGGCGCTTCAGACACCCTCCCCTGGAGCATTTACTGGTTCCACTTCCGCGGAGACCAGGCTCAGCATTATATCGACCTGCTCCCTCTCTCGCGCAGTCTCCTCCGGCTGGACGCCCAGGACGCGCTCCGCTTGACTGAATGGTTTCAGGCTTGTTACACGTTATTGTCGGAGAAAGGCTACTCCCTTCCCCACTGCCTGCATGCCAATCAATTCATGGGGCAGATTCTGGGGATGCTTGCTCTCCAGCGCCCGTCGGAAGCCGATCAGCTGTCGAACGGGTACGTGGAACAATCGATCCGCTATATGAAACAGTCCATCGCCGAGAATCTCAGCCTGGCCCAGCTGTCGGAGCAGGCGAACCTCTCCCGCTCTCATTATCTGTCCGTGTTCAAGAGCGTAACCGGCCAATCGCCGGCCCACTATTTTCAGCAGCTCAAAATCCAGCAAGCCTGCACCTACCTGGACTTAACCGATTGGAGCATCAAGGAGATCAGCGGCCGGGTAGGCTTCAAGGACCCTCTCTATTTCTCCCGGGCGTTCCGCAAAAGCATCGGCGTCTCTCCCTCCACCTACCGGGAGAAGATGAAAGGCTAG
- a CDS encoding SDR family NAD(P)-dependent oxidoreductase gives MRLEEQVVIVTGAGKGIGRGIAEQFASEGAMVIVATLVPEEGRETESAIRERGGKAIFIETDVSSEISIIRMMDHTARTCGRIDVLVNNAGITVFKPLLEATVEEWEKVMNIDLRGVFLCSKYAALQMKKQGKGAIINISSNHAKATLPDTEMYAAAKAGVNGMTRSMALSLGKHGIRVNAICPGFTDTPHYRKWLQASGHASVVEEEVLALHAGSRISTPGDIARLAVFLASDDAEMITGTEMLIDGGMSARLYNSRLC, from the coding sequence ATGCGGTTGGAGGAACAAGTGGTGATCGTGACCGGCGCCGGCAAAGGAATCGGGAGGGGGATTGCCGAGCAGTTCGCTTCGGAAGGGGCGATGGTGATCGTGGCCACCCTGGTTCCCGAGGAAGGAAGAGAGACGGAATCGGCTATTCGTGAGAGGGGAGGGAAAGCGATATTTATCGAGACGGATGTGAGCTCGGAAATCAGCATCATTCGCATGATGGATCATACGGCCCGTACCTGCGGACGCATCGATGTGCTGGTGAATAACGCGGGCATCACCGTCTTTAAGCCTCTGCTGGAAGCGACGGTTGAAGAGTGGGAGAAGGTGATGAATATCGACCTTCGGGGCGTCTTCCTGTGCAGCAAGTACGCAGCGCTTCAGATGAAGAAGCAGGGGAAGGGGGCGATCATCAACATCTCATCGAATCACGCCAAAGCCACGCTGCCGGATACGGAAATGTACGCAGCGGCGAAAGCGGGCGTGAACGGAATGACACGCAGCATGGCCCTGAGTCTCGGGAAGCACGGGATCCGCGTGAATGCGATATGTCCCGGGTTCACGGATACGCCCCATTACCGGAAGTGGCTTCAGGCAAGCGGCCATGCGTCCGTTGTAGAGGAGGAAGTGCTTGCGCTGCATGCCGGCAGCCGGATCAGCACGCCCGGGGATATTGCCCGGCTGGCGGTATTTCTGGCCTCGGACGATGCTGAGATGATTACCGGCACGGAGATGCTGATCGACGGCGGGATGTCCGCCCGGCTGTATAACTCCAGGCTGTGTTAA